ATCCTGAGCTTATTTCGAGAATGGGAATGTTTGTTCCTCCGAAGGCTACAACTTCTCCTACGGTTGAGATTGAATAATGCTATTTTCACTGTCTTGTTTACCAAGCAGGTTGTTATTGACGTTTTTAGTTACTCTTATATGACTCGTAACTAGCATTGGTTTGCATCTCTTATGAGGAATTTGAATCTATTATTTAGCATTTGATTTGAGTCTCTTATTTAGCGTTGGATTTCATACACGAGAACAAACAAAGGCATACATGATCTGAATCTAAATGGTCTTATTTGACTCTCTTATTAAACGCTATTGTagcaaacaaaatttttaaaaatgaaaatggaGATGAGGGGCATCAAACACTTCACTTGGGTTTTTATAAGTCCAACATAAACCACTGGACTACTTGAAACTATTGAGATTAACGGCAAGAAATGAATGTAAATGGTCTTATTTGACTCTCTTATTAAAGTCTATCGTGGGAACAAAATGGAGATGGAGGGCATCAAACACTTCACCTACGGTAATTGTACCTACAACATAAACCACTGGACTAATTGAAACTATTGACATTAGTGGctgattacaaaattaaataaagtgaATCTAAACTAAGTCATACAACATATGAACCCCTAACGATACCCTAAATGAATCTAAACAGGGAGCCATACACGATCTAACCTAACGATACCCTAACTTGTATGTATTGTGATAGTCATAAGGTTTGTATTGACTTTTAAGATTTGGaagaaatccctaaaccccgatTAACAGTAGTCGTTTGCCCTAAACATAAACTTATATAACACCAATGACCAGAAACCCTACTTATTTCATCATTTATTTCTCTTCTCCGTCTTTCTCTCCTTCTCAAAAACCGATCATGACTAACAATGTAGGGATTCCTTCCAGATGCTGGTGTGGGAAGGGGATtgtcacttatgtttcaaaaaCGGAGGAGAACCCATACAGAAGATTCTTCCGATGTGAGATTGGTTTGAAGGTAATTCCCTTAAATTATGACTTTTAATTCTTTTATGTTCCAGTTGACCTTTTTGTGTTTCAATTCAGAGAAAGAAAGAGCAACATCTTTTTAAGTGGGTCGACGAGGCTCTACTTGATGAGATACAAAGGATGCATGAGCAACAATCGAGAATGGCCGAAGAAATTGAAGATTTGAGAAGTTCCTTGAAAAAGACAGTGGAGGAAGCAGTTATCGAGCACAAGAAGTCGGGAGATGTAGGACTAATTGGATCCATTCTCACTATTTTATGTCTCtgttctaaattttattgatctTGTAATTGCTTTCTGGATCTATCTACTTTGTCAAAGATCAAATCAATTTGGTATTCAGATGTGTTGTCAATTTATGGATCAAATCTTAACGTTAGACCTAAAACTTGCATAAAACGAAGTAAACACTTGAAACGTccacaaaacataaaacatagtTGGTCCTGAAAAAACAGAGTTTGATATGCAACAAagataattttagaaaaaactCTGAAAAGTAACTTGCATAGACCGAATGGCTTGTATCCTATATTGCTCTATCACAGGTCGACCGGTTGTGACCTTCAATACCACATCGACTGCATTTACGACGTTTAGAGGTTTGAGTTCCTTGTGACGAGCGGATCTTGTCTTCAACTGTCTCGTACCTACGTTTATTTCTCCGACCTGCAGCTCTTCTAGTTTCTGGAGGAAGGACTTTCACTTGCTGAACGTGAGATGGGACAATCCATGCATCTTCCGGGACACCAATAGGATTTATGCTTTCCTCATAAATCGATCTCCATGAAGCAGTGGTGTACATGTCGTCAGTGAGTGTGTGTGCTTGTATGCCTACGCTGAAAGCTACTTTTATGGCGTGTCTGCATGGGATTTTCATCAGATCGAATTTCCCACATGAACATATGCGTCTGACCAAGTCGACCATACATTCAAAAGTGTCACCTCGAACCAAAAACCTGTCATCGCTAACTGGGAAAACCTGAAACTTCTTATCCTTCTCAATCCTTCGATCAATCTTCTTCTCTACAGCAACGGTCAGTGGATGTTTATGATTAGAACTTAAAGTTCTATGTTTGAAAAACCATCGAGTCATCATTTCCCTTATGCTGTCCAACAAAGGTATAACTGGAAACTCTCTTGGCGAACGCAAAGGAGAATTTATTGATTCAGCAGGGTTATTGGTCCTAACATCGTACCTGTAACCCGGAAATTGACAACGAGCCCCTTTCTCACATCAGCTTGTATTAGATAGGTTCCAATTGCAGGACTAATTGAGAAAATAGCAGTGAATTGCTTCTTAAAATCAGCAACTCGGTAAGCTTTAGAAGCTTTTGCAACCAAACCAGCGACTCCTTTACCCTTGAAATATGTAACAACATTGTTCAGCAAGTGGTGAATGCAAATTCCGTGATGAGCATGCGGATACACTTTTGCAATAGCTTTAGCAAGTGAAGTATTCCGGTCAGACACAAAAGCTAAACCCTGATCATCAGCAATGACAACATTAAGTTGTCTCATAAACCATTCCCACGAGCGGTCATTCTCTGAGTCGACAACTCCAAATGCAATAGGATCTAGGTTCGAGTTTCCATCCAAAGCAGTAGCAACCAGTAACACTCCTTTGTATTTGCTCTTCAAGAAAGTCCCATCCACAACAATAACTTTCCGAATGGCAGCATAAAAACCGCGAATAGACTGACCATATGAGATGAAGAGGAATCTGAATCTCCCATTGCTATCAGTTTCGTAAAATGTGTGTGATCCTGGATTAGCTTCTTTCATCATGTGCAAGTATTTGGGAACTTTTTCATAACCCTTCTCCGGAATGCCTCTCACAATATTTACTGCATACTCACGTGCCTCCCAAGCTAAAGAGTAGGATATCTCAACTCCGTGATCATTACGCATAAACTGGATGATATCATTAGGTTTCGGCCCTTCCTTGACAGTTTCGTACTTATGCTTAATGAGAGTACCAACTGTTTTTGATGAAGCGGTCCGAACAGAGTGGTTCTTTGATGATGGAGAACATGAATGATCAGGTACATActttttgatgataaaatatgaagaacctGTTAATCCCTATGCGCGAACACGCCAGCGGCAATCATCATCCGCGCAACGAACGTACCAAAATCTTCTATCCGTTTTGCCAACCTTGTAGTCGAAATTATGTTTCATTgcgcatatttccattgttgcCTACAGAGCTGCTTTGCTAGTAAAATGTTGACCCTTCTTCAAAACATCAACCAGAGAAAAACGGACATACTTTCCGTTGATCATATCTTTCTCACACTTGTTTTCATCATCACTTTCATCTATCTtcgcatcttcttcttcaagctcgGCTTCACCATCAATATCATCTGAAACTTCACCCGACATACCCACTTCCTCTCTGTTAGGCAACTCAGCAGGCTCTTCATTCAAGTTAAATCCGACCTTAGATCGAATACACACACATAACCTTGTTGAAGCTTTGGTCTTCACATATGTAAGAAAATTTTGCAGTTGTCGATCATTGGTGATGAAAACAGGTGGTGAGTCGAGGCCAATCACCAAATCGGAAGGTAAGTAACTCAGCTCGATATTGACCAAGTTTAGATCGGTTCCAAAGTCCTCACAAACCATAACTCTTAGGTTGTCAAAGGTTTTGCTTGTGTCCAAAGTAAGTAATCTACCTCCTGTTTCTTCATCAACAAGAAACTTCCACCCTTTTGTTTTGGACGATCTCCAAAAACCAGAATAGCCATAGATGTGCATATTCTCACGTTAGATTGACAAAAGTTTGGAGAAACtatgaaaaagagaagaagctCCATGTTTTTTTGGTCCAAATCGTGGTTGGCAAcgaagaaagaaaaatttagggaagaagatttaaaaaaggaaataaaaaagatttaataGATTTAGGGAATATTTTCTA
This genomic stretch from Brassica napus cultivar Da-Ae chromosome C9, Da-Ae, whole genome shotgun sequence harbors:
- the LOC125592548 gene encoding uncharacterized protein At4g04775-like, whose translation is MTNNVGIPSRCWCGKGIVTYVSKTEENPYRRFFRCEIGLKRKKEQHLFKWVDEALLDEIQRMHEQQSRMAEEIEDLRSSLKKTVEEAVIEHKKSGDVGLIGSILTILCLCSKFY